The proteins below come from a single Periophthalmus magnuspinnatus isolate fPerMag1 chromosome 7, fPerMag1.2.pri, whole genome shotgun sequence genomic window:
- the LOC117373129 gene encoding rhodopsin → MNGTEGPFFYIPMLNTTGIVRSPYEYPQYYLVNPAAYAALGAYMFFLILTGFPINFLTLYVTIEHKKLRTPLNYILLNLAVADLFMVFGGFTTTMYTSMHGYFVLGRLGCNIEGFFATLGGEIALWSLVVLAIERWVVVCKPISNFRFGENHAIMGVAFTWVMAASCAVPPLVGWSRYIPEGMQCSCGVDYYTRAEGFNNESFVIYMFIVHFLIPLFVIFFCYGRLLCAVKEAAAAQQESETTQRAEREVTRMVIIMVIAFLVSWLPYASVAWWIFTHQGSEFGPLFMTLPAFFAKSSSIYNPLIYIFMNKQFRHCMITTLCCGKNPFEEEEGASTTKTEASSVSSSSVSPA, encoded by the coding sequence ATGAACGGCACGGAGGGACCCTTCTTCTATATCCCTATGCTCAACACCACCGGCATCGTCCGGAGCCCTTATGAATACCCTCAGTACTACCTAGTCAACCCTGCAGCGTATGCCGCTCTGGGCGCCTACATGTTCTTTCTTATCCTGACGGGCTTCCCTATCAACTTCCTCACACTCTATGTCACCATCGAACACAAGAAGCTGCGGACCCCTCTAAACTATATCCTGCTCAACCTGGCGGTAGCTGACCTCTTCATGGTGTTTGGAGGATTCACCACAACTATGTATACCTCAATGCATGGCTACTTCGTTCTTGGACGCCTTGGCTGCAACATAGAGGGTTTCTTTGCCACTCTGGGTGGTGAGATTGCTCTGTGGTCTTTGGTAGTCCTGGCTATTGAGAGGTGGGTGGTTGTCTGCAAACCCATCAGCAACTTCCGCTTTGGGGAGAACCATGCCATCATGGGGGTGGCCTTCACCTGGGTGATGGCTGCTTCCTGTGCTGTGCCCCCCCTGGTGGGCTGGTCCCGGTACATCCCTGAGGGCATGCAGTGCTCATGTGGAGTCGACTACTATACCCGCGCTGAGGGCTTCAACAATGAGTCCTTTGTGATCTACATGTTTATTGTTCACTTCCTTATCCCTCTTTTTGTGATTTTCTTCTGCTATGGCCGCCTGCTGTGTGCGGTCAAAGAGGCCGCCGCTGCCCAGCAGGAATCCGAGACCACCCAGAGAGCAGAGCGTGAGGTCACCCGCATGGTCATCATCATGGTCATCGCCTTCCTGGTGTCTTGGCTGCCATATGCTAGCGTGGCCTGGTGGATTTTCACACACCAGGGCTCTGAGTTCGGGCCCCTCTTCATGACCCTGCCCGCCTTCTTTGCCAAGAGCTCCTCCATCTACAACCCTTTGATCTACATCTTCATGAACAAGCAGTTTCGCCACTGCATGATCACCACGTTGTGCTGCGGAAAGAACCCCttcgaagaggaggagggcgcCTCCACCACCAAGACTGAGGCATCCTCAGTGTCCTCCAGCTCCGTGTCTCCAGCATAA